One Zeugodacus cucurbitae isolate PBARC_wt_2022May chromosome 3, idZeuCucr1.2, whole genome shotgun sequence genomic region harbors:
- the Ror_1 gene encoding tyrosine-protein kinase transmembrane receptor Ror isoform X2, giving the protein MFYAATTTTTTKYNKQNYRKHLLSYIQKTFCEIPAGICQVYHGTVCEKYLKNQSVFVPPNLTLNEIEERLKAAYGVIKESKDMNPNCRVYALPSLCFSSLPLCRTPERTNLLYFSNRAAQKERKSKKNNNATHETSASTENHITGYRRPRFLDKNIKDRRSFLKRKSTLAYDDVFSAEISSQYPPTRESENLRRICRDECELLENELCQKEYAIAKRHPVLGQKLPLEECQSLPRHNDCSSLGITIDVNPEQDCYWENGAGYRGTLAVSSTGKTCLRWSWLMKEISDYPELAGQNYCRNPGNVEERPWCFVDDKSFEKIIELCDIPKCADKMWFYIFVTIGTVIGCVIFYMVYVCLKKRREGGMTNIQNINTPNADKNIYGNSQVNSSLEMTRLNSNTTNEQPSMFSQNLERSSLLRVPQYTLQDMEFVEELGEGAFGKVYKGQLTQMSGEKIFVAVKALKENASLKTQQDFRREIELISDLKHDNIVCILGVVLNKEPYCMLFEYMSNGDLHEFLIANSPSENKTLTQLEFLKISLQISEGMEYLSSHHYVHRDLAARNCLVGDKLTVKISDFGLSRDIYSSDYYRVQSKSLLPVRWMPSESILYGKFTTESDVWSFGVVLWEIYSYGMQPYYGHSNQEVINLVRSRQLLSCPEACPTAVYSLMIECWHEQSVRRPSFSEIAHRLKVWYQGQLKLNSTPTLTIKASPNT; this is encoded by the exons atgttttatgccgctacaacaacaacaacaacaaaatacaacaaacaaaattacagaaaacatcttttatCGTATATCCagaaaactttttgcgaa atACCAGCCGGCATATGTCAAGTCTATCATGGTACGGTATGTGAGAAGTATTTGAAGAATCAAAGCGTCTTCGTACCGCCAAATCTCACACTCAACGAAATCGAAGAGCGTCTAAAGGCAGCCTATGGTGTCATAAAGGAGtcaaa AGATATGAATCCAAACTGCCGCGTCTATGCACTGCCAAGCCTTTGCTTCAGCTCACTGCCACTTTGTCGCACGCCAGAACGCACAAATTTACTCTACTTCTCCAATCGCGCCGCACAAAAGGAACGCAAATCGAAAAAGAACAACAATGCCACACACGAGACAAGTGCGAGCACTGAGAATCATATCACCGGCTATCGCCGACCACGTTTTCTCGATAAGAATATCAAAGATCGTCGTTCGTTTTTGAAACGTAAATCCACGCTAGCTTATGATGATGTCTTCTCCGCTGAGATATCAAGTCAATATCCACCCACAAGAGAATCGGAAAATTTACGACGTATTTGTCGTGACGAATGTGAACTGTTGGAGAATGAATTGTGTCAGAAGGAGTATGCCATTGCTAAACGGCATCCGGTGTTGGGACAAAAGCTACCGTTGGAAGAATGTCAAAGTTTGCCACGTCACAATGATTGCTCATCGTTGGGCATCACCATCGATGTGAATCCCGAACAGGATTGTTATTGGGAGAATGGTGCCGGTTATCGTGGCACATTGGCGGTGTCGAGCACGGGGAAGACATGTCTGCGTTGGTCTTGGCTAATGAAGGAGATTTCCGATTATCCAGAATTGGCGGGACAAAATTATTGTCG TAATCCCGGTAATGTCGAAGAACGACCTTGGTGCTTTGTGGACgacaaatcatttgagaaaatCATCGAATTATGTGATATACCCAAATGTGCGGACAAAATGTGGTTCTACATATTTGTGACTATTGGCACAGTGATTGGTTGTGTTATATTTTACATGGTTTACGTTTGTCTGAAGAAACGACGCGAGGGCGGCATGACGAATATACAAAAT ATCAACACACCGAATGcggataaaaatatttatggcaaCTCACAAGTGAACTCATCCTTGGAAATGACACGTTTAAACAGCAATACAACGAATGAACAACCCTCAATGTTTTCACAAAATCTCGAGCGAAGTTCACTGCTCCGAGTGCCACAGTACACATTGCAAGATATGGAATTCGTTGAGGAATTGGGCGAGGGTGCATTCG GCAAAGTGTACAAGGGACAGTTGACACAAATGAGTGGCGAGAAAATATTTGTGGCAGTTAAGGCGTTGAAGGAGAATGCCTCACTTAAAACACAACAAGACTTTAGACGTGAAATCGAATTAATCTCCGATTTGAAACACGACAATATCGTTTGCATTTTGGGTGTGGTGCTGAATAAGGAGCCATATTGTATGCTCTTCGAATATATGTCCAATGGTGATCTGCACGAGTTTCTCATCGCCAATTCACCGAGCGAAAATAAAACGCTAACACAATTGGAATTCTTAAAGATCTCACTGCAGATTAGTGAAGGCATGGAGTATTTATCGAGTCATCATTATGTGCATCGCGATTTGGCAGCACGAAATTGTTTGGTTGGCGATAAACTTACAGTTAAAATATCAGATTTTGGACTTTCACGCGATATTTATAGCTCTGATTATTATAG AGTACAATCAAAATCACTTTTGCCAGTTAGATGGATGCCATCTGAATCGATTTTATATGGCAAATTTACAACTGAGAGTGATGTTTGGTCTTTTGGTGTGGTGCTTTGGGAGATTTATAGCTACGGCATGCag CCATACTATGGTCATAGCAATCAAGAGGTTATAAACTTAGTACGCTCACGGCAATTGTTATCCTGCCCCGAGGCATGCCCGACAGCAGTTTATTCGCTTATGATCGAATGTTGGCATGAGCAGTCCGTACGAAGACCCTCCTTCTCGGAGATCGCACATCGCTTGAAGGTGTGGTATCAAGGGCAACTCAAGCTGAATTCCACACCGACACTCACAATCAAGGCTTCCCCGAAtacttga
- the Ror_1 gene encoding tyrosine-protein kinase transmembrane receptor Ror isoform X1 produces MQKLKKMFTKRITFMLIISVLNVCGSDVQQENGLSFGALTEIAAKTHNEEIPAGICQVYHGTVCEKYLKNQSVFVPPNLTLNEIEERLKAAYGVIKESKDMNPNCRVYALPSLCFSSLPLCRTPERTNLLYFSNRAAQKERKSKKNNNATHETSASTENHITGYRRPRFLDKNIKDRRSFLKRKSTLAYDDVFSAEISSQYPPTRESENLRRICRDECELLENELCQKEYAIAKRHPVLGQKLPLEECQSLPRHNDCSSLGITIDVNPEQDCYWENGAGYRGTLAVSSTGKTCLRWSWLMKEISDYPELAGQNYCRNPGNVEERPWCFVDDKSFEKIIELCDIPKCADKMWFYIFVTIGTVIGCVIFYMVYVCLKKRREGGMTNIQNINTPNADKNIYGNSQVNSSLEMTRLNSNTTNEQPSMFSQNLERSSLLRVPQYTLQDMEFVEELGEGAFGKVYKGQLTQMSGEKIFVAVKALKENASLKTQQDFRREIELISDLKHDNIVCILGVVLNKEPYCMLFEYMSNGDLHEFLIANSPSENKTLTQLEFLKISLQISEGMEYLSSHHYVHRDLAARNCLVGDKLTVKISDFGLSRDIYSSDYYRVQSKSLLPVRWMPSESILYGKFTTESDVWSFGVVLWEIYSYGMQPYYGHSNQEVINLVRSRQLLSCPEACPTAVYSLMIECWHEQSVRRPSFSEIAHRLKVWYQGQLKLNSTPTLTIKASPNT; encoded by the exons ATGCAGAAGTTGaagaaaatgtttacaaaacGAATAACATTTATGTTAATAATATCTGTGTTGAATGTTTGTGGTTCAGACGTGCAGCAGGAAAATGG CTTAAGTTTTGGGGCGCTAACAGAGATCGCAGCAAAGACGCACAATGAGGAG atACCAGCCGGCATATGTCAAGTCTATCATGGTACGGTATGTGAGAAGTATTTGAAGAATCAAAGCGTCTTCGTACCGCCAAATCTCACACTCAACGAAATCGAAGAGCGTCTAAAGGCAGCCTATGGTGTCATAAAGGAGtcaaa AGATATGAATCCAAACTGCCGCGTCTATGCACTGCCAAGCCTTTGCTTCAGCTCACTGCCACTTTGTCGCACGCCAGAACGCACAAATTTACTCTACTTCTCCAATCGCGCCGCACAAAAGGAACGCAAATCGAAAAAGAACAACAATGCCACACACGAGACAAGTGCGAGCACTGAGAATCATATCACCGGCTATCGCCGACCACGTTTTCTCGATAAGAATATCAAAGATCGTCGTTCGTTTTTGAAACGTAAATCCACGCTAGCTTATGATGATGTCTTCTCCGCTGAGATATCAAGTCAATATCCACCCACAAGAGAATCGGAAAATTTACGACGTATTTGTCGTGACGAATGTGAACTGTTGGAGAATGAATTGTGTCAGAAGGAGTATGCCATTGCTAAACGGCATCCGGTGTTGGGACAAAAGCTACCGTTGGAAGAATGTCAAAGTTTGCCACGTCACAATGATTGCTCATCGTTGGGCATCACCATCGATGTGAATCCCGAACAGGATTGTTATTGGGAGAATGGTGCCGGTTATCGTGGCACATTGGCGGTGTCGAGCACGGGGAAGACATGTCTGCGTTGGTCTTGGCTAATGAAGGAGATTTCCGATTATCCAGAATTGGCGGGACAAAATTATTGTCG TAATCCCGGTAATGTCGAAGAACGACCTTGGTGCTTTGTGGACgacaaatcatttgagaaaatCATCGAATTATGTGATATACCCAAATGTGCGGACAAAATGTGGTTCTACATATTTGTGACTATTGGCACAGTGATTGGTTGTGTTATATTTTACATGGTTTACGTTTGTCTGAAGAAACGACGCGAGGGCGGCATGACGAATATACAAAAT ATCAACACACCGAATGcggataaaaatatttatggcaaCTCACAAGTGAACTCATCCTTGGAAATGACACGTTTAAACAGCAATACAACGAATGAACAACCCTCAATGTTTTCACAAAATCTCGAGCGAAGTTCACTGCTCCGAGTGCCACAGTACACATTGCAAGATATGGAATTCGTTGAGGAATTGGGCGAGGGTGCATTCG GCAAAGTGTACAAGGGACAGTTGACACAAATGAGTGGCGAGAAAATATTTGTGGCAGTTAAGGCGTTGAAGGAGAATGCCTCACTTAAAACACAACAAGACTTTAGACGTGAAATCGAATTAATCTCCGATTTGAAACACGACAATATCGTTTGCATTTTGGGTGTGGTGCTGAATAAGGAGCCATATTGTATGCTCTTCGAATATATGTCCAATGGTGATCTGCACGAGTTTCTCATCGCCAATTCACCGAGCGAAAATAAAACGCTAACACAATTGGAATTCTTAAAGATCTCACTGCAGATTAGTGAAGGCATGGAGTATTTATCGAGTCATCATTATGTGCATCGCGATTTGGCAGCACGAAATTGTTTGGTTGGCGATAAACTTACAGTTAAAATATCAGATTTTGGACTTTCACGCGATATTTATAGCTCTGATTATTATAG AGTACAATCAAAATCACTTTTGCCAGTTAGATGGATGCCATCTGAATCGATTTTATATGGCAAATTTACAACTGAGAGTGATGTTTGGTCTTTTGGTGTGGTGCTTTGGGAGATTTATAGCTACGGCATGCag CCATACTATGGTCATAGCAATCAAGAGGTTATAAACTTAGTACGCTCACGGCAATTGTTATCCTGCCCCGAGGCATGCCCGACAGCAGTTTATTCGCTTATGATCGAATGTTGGCATGAGCAGTCCGTACGAAGACCCTCCTTCTCGGAGATCGCACATCGCTTGAAGGTGTGGTATCAAGGGCAACTCAAGCTGAATTCCACACCGACACTCACAATCAAGGCTTCCCCGAAtacttga
- the Ror_1 gene encoding tyrosine-protein kinase transmembrane receptor Ror isoform X3, producing the protein MNPNCRVYALPSLCFSSLPLCRTPERTNLLYFSNRAAQKERKSKKNNNATHETSASTENHITGYRRPRFLDKNIKDRRSFLKRKSTLAYDDVFSAEISSQYPPTRESENLRRICRDECELLENELCQKEYAIAKRHPVLGQKLPLEECQSLPRHNDCSSLGITIDVNPEQDCYWENGAGYRGTLAVSSTGKTCLRWSWLMKEISDYPELAGQNYCRNPGNVEERPWCFVDDKSFEKIIELCDIPKCADKMWFYIFVTIGTVIGCVIFYMVYVCLKKRREGGMTNIQNINTPNADKNIYGNSQVNSSLEMTRLNSNTTNEQPSMFSQNLERSSLLRVPQYTLQDMEFVEELGEGAFGKVYKGQLTQMSGEKIFVAVKALKENASLKTQQDFRREIELISDLKHDNIVCILGVVLNKEPYCMLFEYMSNGDLHEFLIANSPSENKTLTQLEFLKISLQISEGMEYLSSHHYVHRDLAARNCLVGDKLTVKISDFGLSRDIYSSDYYRVQSKSLLPVRWMPSESILYGKFTTESDVWSFGVVLWEIYSYGMQPYYGHSNQEVINLVRSRQLLSCPEACPTAVYSLMIECWHEQSVRRPSFSEIAHRLKVWYQGQLKLNSTPTLTIKASPNT; encoded by the exons ATGAATCCAAACTGCCGCGTCTATGCACTGCCAAGCCTTTGCTTCAGCTCACTGCCACTTTGTCGCACGCCAGAACGCACAAATTTACTCTACTTCTCCAATCGCGCCGCACAAAAGGAACGCAAATCGAAAAAGAACAACAATGCCACACACGAGACAAGTGCGAGCACTGAGAATCATATCACCGGCTATCGCCGACCACGTTTTCTCGATAAGAATATCAAAGATCGTCGTTCGTTTTTGAAACGTAAATCCACGCTAGCTTATGATGATGTCTTCTCCGCTGAGATATCAAGTCAATATCCACCCACAAGAGAATCGGAAAATTTACGACGTATTTGTCGTGACGAATGTGAACTGTTGGAGAATGAATTGTGTCAGAAGGAGTATGCCATTGCTAAACGGCATCCGGTGTTGGGACAAAAGCTACCGTTGGAAGAATGTCAAAGTTTGCCACGTCACAATGATTGCTCATCGTTGGGCATCACCATCGATGTGAATCCCGAACAGGATTGTTATTGGGAGAATGGTGCCGGTTATCGTGGCACATTGGCGGTGTCGAGCACGGGGAAGACATGTCTGCGTTGGTCTTGGCTAATGAAGGAGATTTCCGATTATCCAGAATTGGCGGGACAAAATTATTGTCG TAATCCCGGTAATGTCGAAGAACGACCTTGGTGCTTTGTGGACgacaaatcatttgagaaaatCATCGAATTATGTGATATACCCAAATGTGCGGACAAAATGTGGTTCTACATATTTGTGACTATTGGCACAGTGATTGGTTGTGTTATATTTTACATGGTTTACGTTTGTCTGAAGAAACGACGCGAGGGCGGCATGACGAATATACAAAAT ATCAACACACCGAATGcggataaaaatatttatggcaaCTCACAAGTGAACTCATCCTTGGAAATGACACGTTTAAACAGCAATACAACGAATGAACAACCCTCAATGTTTTCACAAAATCTCGAGCGAAGTTCACTGCTCCGAGTGCCACAGTACACATTGCAAGATATGGAATTCGTTGAGGAATTGGGCGAGGGTGCATTCG GCAAAGTGTACAAGGGACAGTTGACACAAATGAGTGGCGAGAAAATATTTGTGGCAGTTAAGGCGTTGAAGGAGAATGCCTCACTTAAAACACAACAAGACTTTAGACGTGAAATCGAATTAATCTCCGATTTGAAACACGACAATATCGTTTGCATTTTGGGTGTGGTGCTGAATAAGGAGCCATATTGTATGCTCTTCGAATATATGTCCAATGGTGATCTGCACGAGTTTCTCATCGCCAATTCACCGAGCGAAAATAAAACGCTAACACAATTGGAATTCTTAAAGATCTCACTGCAGATTAGTGAAGGCATGGAGTATTTATCGAGTCATCATTATGTGCATCGCGATTTGGCAGCACGAAATTGTTTGGTTGGCGATAAACTTACAGTTAAAATATCAGATTTTGGACTTTCACGCGATATTTATAGCTCTGATTATTATAG AGTACAATCAAAATCACTTTTGCCAGTTAGATGGATGCCATCTGAATCGATTTTATATGGCAAATTTACAACTGAGAGTGATGTTTGGTCTTTTGGTGTGGTGCTTTGGGAGATTTATAGCTACGGCATGCag CCATACTATGGTCATAGCAATCAAGAGGTTATAAACTTAGTACGCTCACGGCAATTGTTATCCTGCCCCGAGGCATGCCCGACAGCAGTTTATTCGCTTATGATCGAATGTTGGCATGAGCAGTCCGTACGAAGACCCTCCTTCTCGGAGATCGCACATCGCTTGAAGGTGTGGTATCAAGGGCAACTCAAGCTGAATTCCACACCGACACTCACAATCAAGGCTTCCCCGAAtacttga